The following proteins are encoded in a genomic region of Gouania willdenowi chromosome 6, fGouWil2.1, whole genome shotgun sequence:
- the rtcb gene encoding RNA-splicing ligase RtcB homolog — protein sequence MSRSYNDELQFLDKIGTNCWRIKKGFVPNMQVEGKFYVNDSLEKLMFEELRNACRGGGFGGFLPAMKQIGNVAALPGIIHKSIGLPDVHSGYGFAIGNMAAFDMNNPDAVVSPGGVGFDINCGVRLLRTNLDERDVQPVKEQLAQSLFDHIPVGVGSKGVIPMNAKDLEEALEMGVDWSLREGYAWAEDKEHCEEYGRMLQADPNKVSSKAKKRGLPQLGTLGAGNHYAEIQVVDEIYNDYAAKKMGIDHKGQVCVMIHSGSRGLGHQVATDALVAMEKAMKRDQIMVNDRQLACARITSQEGQDYLKGMAAAGNYAWVNRSSMTFLTRQAFSKVFATTPDDLDMHVIYDVSHNIAKVEEHMVDGRQRTLLVHRKGSTRAFPPHHPLIPVDYQLTGQPVLIGGTMGTCSYVLTGTEQGMMETFGTTCHGAGRALSRAKSRRNLDFQDVLDKLSDLGIAIRVASPKLVMEEAPESYKNVTDVVDTCHDAGISRKGH from the exons ATGAGCCGCAGCTACAACGACGAGCTGCAGTTTTTGGACAAAATCGGTACAAACTGCTGGAGAATTAAAAAAGGCTTCGTTCCCAACATGCAG GTTGAAGGAAAATTCTACGTGAACGATTCCCTGGAGAAGCTGATGTTTGAGGAGCTGCGTAACGCGTGCCGAGGCGGAG GGTTCGGTGGGTTCCTTCCAGCAATGAAGCAGATTGGGAACGTAGCGGCACTGCCGGGAATCATACAT AAATCCATCGGCCTTCCCGACGTTCACTCAGGTTACGGCTTCGCCATTGGGAACATGGCGGCCTTCGACATGAACAACCCCGACGCCGTGGTGTCACCGG GGGGCGTCGGCTTTGATATAAACTGTGGCGTACGTCTGCTGAGGACCAACTTGGATGAGCGCGACGTGCAGCCAGTGAAGGAGCAGCTCGCTCAGTCGCTGTTCGACCACATCCCAGTGGGCGTCGGCTCCAAGGGGGTCATCCCCATGAACGCCAA GGACCTGGAGGAGGCGCTGGAGATGGGCGTGGACTGGTCTCTGAGGGAGGGCTATGCCTGGGCCGAGGACAAGGAGCACTGTGAGGAGTACGGCCGTATGCTGCAGGCCGACCCCAACAAGGTGTCGTCTAAGGCCAAAAAGAGAGGCCTGCCCCAG CTGGGCACGCTGGGAGCAGGAAACCACTATGCTGAGATCCAGGTGGTCGACGAGATCTACAACGACTACGCAGCCAAAAAGATGGGCATTGATCACAAAGGACAGGTGTGCGTGATGATCCACAGCGGCAGCAGGGGGCTGGGCCACCAGGTGGCTACAG ATGCTCTGGTTGCCATGGAGAAAGCCATGAAGCGCGATCAGATCATGGTGAACGACCGTCAGTTAGCGTGTGCTCGCATCACATCACAGGAGGGCCAGGACTACCTGAAGGGGATGGCTGCGGCGGGAAACTACGCCTGGGTCAACCGCTCCTCCATGACCTTCCTGACCCGACAG GCCTTTTCCAAAGTGTTTGCCACCACACCCGACGACCTGGACATGCACGTCATCTACGATGTGTCGCACAACATCGCCAAGGTTGAGGAGCACATGGTGGATGGACGCCAGAGGACGCTGCTGGTCCACCGTAAGGGATCCACGCGAGCCTTCCCCCCCCACCACCCGCTCATCCCTGTGGACTACCAG CTAACAGGACAGCCTGTGCTGATTGGAGGAACCATGGGGACGTGTAGTTACGTTCTAACAGGGACGGAGCAGGGAATGATGGAGACGTTCGGCACCACGTGTCACGGAGCG GGTCGAGCTCTGTCCAGAGCAAAGTCTCGAAGGAATCTGGACTTCCAGGATGTGTTGGACAAACTGTCTGACCTGGGCATCGCCATCAGAGTGGCTTCACCTAAACTGGTGATGGAGgag GCGCCTGAATCGTACAAGAACGTCACAGACGTGGTGGACACGTGTCATGATGCTGGAATCAGTAGAAAAGGCCATTAA
- the fbxo7 gene encoding LOW QUALITY PROTEIN: F-box only protein 7 (The sequence of the model RefSeq protein was modified relative to this genomic sequence to represent the inferred CDS: inserted 3 bases in 3 codons): protein MLNGFYPLTRMKLRVRVQGRISEVVLHGSDSRVSELFDAIRSSVLSSHGLSTDSDFSLSLSGSERLLNSDQTLKDCGVVSGDLIYVGLPPAAHSSSSSSADTGACSVQSTSLTPHTDPDPEEKPLSWEPMVCGEAEPGQVPPTLERLLLSTECCSSSDALMVAAHLMMLESGFSAQDSELKWSHVPPGWRSTAGVYRLNYVHSLCDRVVVTTAAVCLNSKLSINMILKVENTLICTHNLVLTPSTYVMDQGSGGCAAAAFKDLRKLSRLFKDQLAYRMIAAARDALNLHPLIGLDALPXEILLLVVRMXDVRSVVQLSAVSRHFRGATSDXSLWKHLYCRDYRSVVQVHTQTGERRW from the exons ATGCTCAACGGTTTTTACCCGTTAACCAG GATGAAGTTGCGGGTTCGGGTCCAGGGTCGAATCTCTGAGGTGGTTCTTCATGGATCTGATTCTCGTGTGTCTGAGCTGTTCGATGCAATCAGGAGCTCAGTGCTGAGTTCACACGGCCTCAG CACTGACTCAGACTTCTCTCTGTCTCTGAGCGGATCCGAGCGTCTCCTGAACTCTGATCAGACGCTGAAGGACTGCGGCGTCGTCTCTGGAGACCTGATCTATGTGGGCCTTCCTCCTGCCGCtcactcctcttcctcttcatctGCTGACACAGGGGCCTGCAGCGTTCAG TCAACAAGTCTCACCCCACATACCGACCCTGACCCAGAGGAGAAGCCTTTGAGCTGGGAGCCAATGGTGTGTGGGGAGGCGGAGCCTGGCCAGGTCCCGCCCACCCTGGAGCGGTTGCTCCTCAGCACTGAGTGCTGCAGTTCTAGCGACGCCCTGATGGTGGCAGCACACCTGATGATGTTAGAGAGTGGATTCAGTGCTcag gaCAGTGAGCTGAAGTGGTCACATGTTCCTCCTGGGTGGAGATCCACTGCAGGCGTTTACAGACTGAACTACGTCCATTCTCTGTGTGACAGAGTCGTCGTTACCACGGCAGCCGTTTGTTTGAACTCCAAGCTCAGCATCAACA TGATCCTGAAGGTGGAGAACACCCTCATCTGTACCCACAACCTGGTTCTGACTCCGTCCACCTACGTCATGGACCAGGGCTCAG GAggatgtgctgctgctgccttcAAGGACCTCAGGAAACTCTCTCGGCTCTTCAAGGACCAGCTGGCCTATCGGATGATCGCTGCTGCCCGGGATG CTCTAAACCTCCATCCGCTCATCGGCCTCGACGCTCTGC CTGAGATCCTGCTACTCGTCGTCCGAA TGGATGTTCGATCGGTCGTCCAACTGTCAGCGGTCAGCCGACACTTCAGAGGTGCCACGTCTG CCTCCCTGTGGAAACACCTGTACTGTAGAGACTACCGTTCTGTGGTTCAGGTTCACACACAGACTGGAGAGAG acgttggtag
- the kiaa0930 gene encoding uncharacterized protein KIAA0930 homolog: MDYPGLCQAVGPADEPDGSLQQMLKAIAEERGRVSGRKELSGIGCFKDDRIVFWTWMFSTYFMEKCAPRQDDMLFYVRRRPSYVSADGTEGRKVEVEVYRRDSKKLPGLGDPDIDWEESVYLNLILQKLDYVVTCAVCTRSDAGDIHIHKKKCQEVFASPSKHAMDSKGEESKMSYPNIFFMIDNFEEVFNDMTVGEGEMVCVELVASDKNNTFQGVIFQGSIRYEALRKVYDNRVSVAAKMAQRMSFGFYKYNNMEFVRMKGPQGKGHAEMAVSRVPTGDTSPCGTEEDQESPVHERVTSFSTPPTPERNRPNFFSPSLRRKVPRNRTEMKKSHSANDSEEFFREEEEDLHSGSALRSRSLSGTGRSLVGSWLKLNRIDDYFLLFSHLTYVTLPLHRITADILEVRQRPILMT, from the exons ATGGACTACCCTGGGTTGTGTCAGGCCGTTGGGCCCGCGGATGAGCCGGACGGTTCTCTGCAGCAGATGCTGAAGGCCATCGCCGAGGAACGGGGTCGCGTGAGCGGCCGAAAGGAGCTCAGCGGCATCG GCTGCTTTAAGGACGACCGTATTGTCTTCTGGACCTGGATGTTCTCCACCTACTTCATGGAGAAGTGCGCGCCGCGGCAGGACGACATGCTGTTCTACGTCCGCAGGAGGCCGTCCTATGTCAGCGCCGACGGCACCGAGGGCCGCAAG gtggaggtggaggtctACAGGAGAGACTCCAAGAAGTTGCCAGGCCTCGGAGACCCGGACATCGACTGGGAGGAGAGCGTCTACCTGAACCTGATCCTGCAGAAG TTGGACTATGTGGTGACATGCGCTGTTTGCACGCGCTCAGATGCAGGGGACATCCACATCCACAAGAAGAAGTGTCAG GAGGTTTTTGCATCTCCCAGTAAACACGCGATGGACAGCAAAGGGGAGGAGTCAAAGATGAGCTACCCAAACATATTCTTTATGATTGACAACTTTGAGGAG GTGTTCAACGACATGACGGTGGGTGAAGGCGAAATGGTTTGCGTGGAGCTAGTAGCGAGTGACAAGAACAACACGTTCCAGGGCGTCATCTTTCAAGGCTCCATCCGTTACGAGGCGCTCAGGAAGGTCTACGACAATCGG GTTAGCGTAGCCGCTAAGATGGCTCAGCGGATGTCATTCGGCTTCTACAAATACAACAACATGGAGTTTGTTCGGATGAAGGGGCCACAGGGCAAAGGTCACGCTGAGATGGCGGTGAGCAGAGTTCCCACCGGGGACACGTCACCTTGCGGTACCGAAGAGGACCAGGAGTCCCCGGTGCACGAGAGG GTGACCTCGTTCAGCACGCCTCCGACCCCGGAGAGGAACCGCCCCAACTTTTTCTCTCCATCCCTGAGGAGGAAGGTTCCCAGGAACAGAACGGAGATGAAGAAATCTCACTCAGCCAATGACAGCGAAGAGTTCttcagggaggaggaggaag ACCTCCACTCTGGCTCCGCCCTCCGCTCGCGCTCCTTGTCCGGTACCGGTCGCTCATTGGTTGGCTCGTGGCTTAAACTGAACCGGATCGATGACTACTTCCTGTTGTTTTCCCACCTGACATACGTCACACTTCCTCTACACCGCATCACTGcag ACATCCTGGAGGTGCGGCAGCGGCCCATCCTGATGACGTAG